The following coding sequences lie in one Montipora foliosa isolate CH-2021 chromosome 11, ASM3666993v2, whole genome shotgun sequence genomic window:
- the LOC137977037 gene encoding uncharacterized protein, with translation MTFDEWYSYTRAKDLEVHSKFADLLKIETLGIEDPRDTSQEDDFLQRFQSQITYRDGTYFVPLPWLDDHPPLPSNFNLAHSRLQQFKKRLLKLDLWKPDASVINDQIDKGYVETVPAVEDPLRKNDAHYLSHFFVLRPESETTPIRVVFAANAGHISLNGCLYTGPCLLRSLNTVIHHFRANKYAFVAGTEKAFMRIKINEEDCNYVHFLWFEDGDPDKPIRVYRYASVFFGGTSSPFILNSTSLHHLSKYKKDQDPSVQFVAHDLQEKLYCDNVLTGAHDEDTAIQYYNISRQVMKDGDMNLRQWFTNSPALSTIIDKMRTGSERDRAGLLAKKFISSLWDKGFDWDEVLPDELQQQYNQIATEIEAASAFVTSRYLDFDKTLPVEMHVFCDACPTTAAGCCVFFVQNEKVRFIVSKVKLSSSKHLRTVPQLELIAMVMAARLGAAIREMFSKDSSYYWTDSTICPHWQERDFLLKEQTQPTCPHFQPRPQLLPLADSSMQMLKQDAREPILIAKKSQFTTLLVRSVHERQLHTGVRETVVALHKSFWLPSVRSEITRVLKRCVKCRYEIGGAYKLPPSPPLPDFCLNMVTPFSTVGIDFTGHQMVKKGNKTERCYICLFTCSTTCNVNLEIVDDMTTDQFLLAFRGHCALYGTPSLILCDNVKTFPEGNEDIQKLFQVIEDQTVQDHLAQKRVQMRHIPAKSPHWGGMYE, from the exons ATGACATTCGATGAATGGTATAGCTACACTCGTGCCAAGGATCTTGAGGTACACAGCAAATTTGCAGACCTTCTGAAAATTGAAACACTAGGAATAGAGGACCCCAGGGATACCAGTCAAGAGGATGATTTCCTACAGCGCTTCCAATCCCAAATCACATACCGTGATGGAACCTACTTTGTTCCTTTGCCATGGCTGGACGATCATCCTCCTCTACCTTCGAACTTCAACCTTGCCCACAGCCGTCTGCAACAATTTAAGAAGAGGCTTCTCAAACTGGATCTTTGGAAGCCTGATGCAAGCGTCATTAATGACCAAATTGACAAAGGTTATGTGGAAACTGTTCCTGCTGTTGAAGATCCCTTGAGAAAGAATGACGCTCATTATCTCAGTCACTTCTTTGTTTTACGTCCAGAGAGCGAAACAACACCCATTCGAGTGGTATTTGCAGCCAATGCAGGCCATATCTCTCTGAACGGTTGTTTATACACCGGTCCCTGCCTCCTCAGGTCATTGAACACTGTCATTCACCACTTCAGAGCTAACAAGTATGCATTTGTAGCGGGCACAGAGAAAGCCTTCATGAGAATTAAGATTAATGAAGAGGATTGTAACTATGTCCACTTTCTGTGGTTTGAAGATGGTGACCCTGACAAACCAATCAGAGTTTATCGGTACGCGTCTGTCTTTTTTGGAGGAACAAGTTCTCCATTTATCCTTAATTCCACAAGTCTTCATCATCTTTCTAAGTATAAGAAAGATCAAGATCCATCTGTTCAGTTTGTTGCTCATGACCTTCAAGAGAAGCTTTACTGTGACAATGTACTTACTGGAGCACATGATGAGGACACTGCCATTCAGTATTACAATATCTCAAGGCAGGTTATGAAGGATGGTGACATGAATCTGCGCCAATGGTTCACAAATTCGCCAGCGCTGAGCACCATTATTGACAAGATGAGGACTGGTTCTGAGAGAGATCGTGCTGGCTTGTTAG CCAAGAAATTCATTTCATCTCTGTGGGATAAGGGATTTGATTGGGATGAAGTTCTCCCTGACGAACTCCAGCAACAGTACAACCAAATCGCCACAGAAATTGAAGCAGCTTCAGCATTTGTCACCTCACGTTATTTGGACTTTGACAAAACTTTACCAGTAGAAATGCATGTATTTTGTGACGCATGCCCCACCACTGCTGCCGGTTGCTGTGTCTTCTTTGTTCAGAATGAGAAGGTCAGATTCATTGTCTCCAAGGTCAAACTTTCCTCGTCTAAACATTTACGAACAGTTCCCCAGTTGGAATTAATTGCCATGGTAATGGCTGCTCGCCTTGGTGCAGCCATAAGAGAAATGTTCAGCAAGGACTCATCGTACTACTGGACTGACTCCACTATTTGTCCTCACTGGCAAGAGCGAGACTTCCTTCTTAAAGAACAGACGCAACCCACCTGTCCGCACTTCCAACCCAGACCTCAGCTG TTGCCCCTGGCAGATTCGAGCATGCAAATGCTCAAACAAGATGCAAGAGAACCAATTCTCATCGCTAAAAAGTCTCAGTTTACAACTCTGCTTGTTCGTTCAGTCCATGAGAGACAGCTTCACACTGGAGTAAGAGAAACTGTTGTAGCACTGCATAAGAGCTTTTGGTTGCCATCAGTGCGAAGTGAAATTACAAGGGTGCTCAAGCGATGTGTCAAATGCCGATACGAGATAGGAGGCGCATACAAGCTACCCCCTTCACCCCCTTTGCCTGACTTTTGCCTTAACATGGTGACACCATTCTCTACAGTGGGGATTGACTTTACCGGTCATCAGATGGTCAAGAAGGGTAACAAGACAGAGAGATGTTACATCTGCCTGTTCACTTGTAGCACCACTTGCAATGTCAATTTGGAGATTGTTGATGACATGACGACCGATCAGTTCCTTCTTGCATTCAGGGGTCACTGTGCCCTCTATGGAACTCCTTCACTTATTCTGTGTGATAATGTCAAAACATTTCCGGAAGGGAATGAAGACATTCAGAAGTTGTTTCAAGTCATAGAAGATCAAACAGTACAGGATCACCTTGCCCAGAAGAGAGTTCAGATGAGGCACATTCCTGCCAAGTCACCACACTGGGGAGGCATGTATGAGTGA